From a region of the Burkholderia sp. PAMC 26561 genome:
- a CDS encoding amino acid ABC transporter ATP-binding protein: protein MNRLALAVDLLEHTPPSVDREVNESADPVLVFLSDVHLSFGAAPVLNGINLSVRRGEAVSIIGPSGSGKSTILRCINGLIAPQRGEIRVDGIDVRAQYTDAQKIALRKRIGFVFQQYNLFPHLSVLANLTIAPVSVLGRSRAEAEHDAHALLKKVRLADKAHAYPGELSGEQQQRVAIARTLAMRPDLILFDEVTSALDPETVGEVLNVIGELVDDGQTCVLVTHEMRFAEDVSDEVFFTERGVIVEHGEPSQIFGAPDNDRTRLFLQRARGEDRRALRKRSRSNAALALATL from the coding sequence ATGAATCGCCTTGCGCTTGCGGTTGATCTGCTTGAACATACGCCGCCTTCAGTTGACCGGGAGGTCAATGAAAGTGCCGACCCGGTATTGGTTTTTTTAAGCGACGTCCATCTCTCCTTTGGTGCTGCGCCGGTGCTCAACGGAATCAATCTGTCGGTGCGGCGCGGCGAAGCGGTATCGATCATCGGGCCGTCGGGATCGGGAAAATCGACCATCCTGCGTTGCATCAACGGACTGATCGCGCCACAGCGCGGAGAGATCCGCGTGGATGGAATCGATGTTCGCGCGCAGTACACCGATGCGCAGAAGATCGCGCTGCGCAAGCGCATTGGCTTTGTGTTCCAGCAGTACAACCTGTTCCCGCACCTGAGCGTGCTGGCGAACCTGACCATTGCGCCTGTGAGCGTGCTCGGCCGTAGCCGCGCTGAGGCAGAACACGACGCGCATGCATTGCTCAAGAAAGTGCGTCTCGCCGATAAAGCCCACGCTTACCCCGGAGAGTTATCTGGCGAACAGCAGCAGCGTGTCGCGATTGCACGCACGCTCGCCATGCGTCCGGACCTGATTCTCTTCGATGAAGTCACGTCCGCGCTCGATCCGGAGACCGTGGGCGAAGTGCTCAACGTGATCGGCGAACTCGTCGATGATGGCCAGACCTGCGTGCTCGTCACGCACGAGATGCGCTTCGCGGAGGACGTCAGCGACGAAGTGTTCTTCACCGAACGCGGTGTGATCGTCGAGCATGGCGAGCCATCGCAGATCTTTGGCGCACCCGACAACGACCGCACGCGGCTCTTCCTGCAACGCGCACGCGGCGAAGACCGCCGCGCATTGCGCAAACGCTCACGCAGCAACGCGGCACTTGCTCTCGCCACTCTTTGA
- a CDS encoding cysteine dioxygenase family protein, translating to MTTLSAPHLISERQTAVTALIDDVRAILATEGVTRTALDAISQRLLALASKDAALFSADDFPPPQPGSGDTSTRYRLNPGEDGVALYLNSLLPGKTTVPHNHDTWAVIAALKGEELNRVYRRTDDRSDPDQASLELEREVVVQPGTPIAFLPEDIHSIHVTGDSPTLHFHLYGRPLETLTGRLGYELETGRVVRYNATHMQRGTQAVG from the coding sequence ATGACAACCCTCTCCGCACCGCACCTCATCAGCGAACGCCAGACCGCCGTGACCGCATTGATCGACGACGTCCGCGCCATTCTCGCGACCGAAGGCGTGACGCGTACCGCGCTCGATGCAATCAGCCAGCGACTGCTCGCGCTTGCATCGAAGGATGCTGCGTTGTTTTCCGCCGATGACTTCCCGCCGCCGCAACCGGGCAGCGGCGATACCTCGACGCGTTACAGGCTGAACCCGGGGGAGGACGGTGTGGCCCTCTACCTGAACTCCTTGCTGCCGGGCAAGACGACCGTTCCGCACAACCATGACACGTGGGCGGTAATCGCGGCGCTGAAGGGCGAGGAATTGAACCGCGTGTATCGGCGTACCGATGACCGCTCGGACCCCGATCAGGCGTCGCTCGAACTGGAACGTGAAGTGGTGGTTCAGCCCGGGACGCCGATCGCTTTCCTTCCAGAAGATATCCATAGCATTCACGTCACGGGCGATTCGCCGACGTTGCATTTTCATCTCTACGGCCGTCCGCTCGAAACGCTGACCGGCCGCCTTGGTTACGAACTCGAAACGGGACGCGTGGTGCGCTACAACGCAACGCACATGCAGCGTGGTACGCAGGCGGTCGGCTGA
- a CDS encoding hybrid sensor histidine kinase/response regulator has translation MNDRQPTASPSHAFLAGGGEVAKIIASKDWSGTPLGPIGGWSTTLTNTISLILQSPVPIVTLWDEEGVMLYNDAYSVFAGGRHPQLLGSNVREGWSEIADFNDNVMKVGLSGRTLRYEDQELTLHRHGRGEQVWMNLDYSPILGENGVPVGVIAIVVETTAKVRAERWLSGERERLRRMFEQAPGFMAMLTGPEHVFELTNAAFTQLVGDRIVIGKTVQEGLPELEKQGFVQIMDRVYASGTPVSGSAQAIVLNRLPGAPAEQRYVDFVYQPVRNEAGEVIGIFIQGTDVTDRLIAERAVHESEEKFRTFAQAMPNQVWAARSDGELEWFNDRVYEYSGEKHGDLDGGAWGRIVHPDDVESAVAYWREAVASGTTYEREFRIRQADGVYRWHLARALPIHDNAGYIARWVGTNTDIEDQKSASRALERLNKSLEQQVAESIADRDRMWRLSTDIMLVADFEANIVSVNPAWKQLLGWDEKALLGRSFLDFVHPEDRARTLSEVGELAEGVRTFKFINRYQRRDGSYVTLSWTAVPDEHFIHAVGRDITADREAAEALKRTELALQQAQKMETIGKLTGGVAHDFNNLLQVISGNLQLLAADVTGSERAERRLGNAIAGVNRGAKLASQLLAFGRRQALEPKTVKIGRLIAGMEDMLRRSLGEAIEIETVASAGLWNTFVDPTQVENAILNLAINARDAMDNSGKLTLEVGNALLDDTYARDHTEVTPGQYVMLAVTDTGCGMTPEVLAQAYEPFFSTKPEGKGSGLGLSMVYGFVKQSGGHVKIYSEPGHGTTVKLYLPRTHDKEDLGVAAEMAPVLGGEETILVAEDDEQVRATVVEMLSELGYRVLKANDASSALAIIDSGMPIDVLFTDVVMPGPLRSPELARKARERVPGIAVLFTSGYTENAIVHGGRLDAGVELLSKPYTREALARKLRHVLSNQRQRVVSASAEAAGSARALSAVAAGAASSPPVRVRHILFVEDDDLVRSITGELFEALGHVVHQAADGPAALALLQSEHIDVLITDVGLPGMSGEELALRVRALRSNLDVVFATGDHNHVSKVPGATFLTKPYDTVSIEAILRRLEDA, from the coding sequence ATGAACGACAGACAACCGACCGCCAGCCCCAGTCACGCCTTTCTCGCCGGAGGCGGGGAGGTCGCAAAAATCATTGCTTCGAAGGACTGGTCAGGCACGCCACTGGGTCCGATCGGCGGCTGGTCGACGACGCTCACGAACACGATCTCGCTGATCCTGCAGTCGCCCGTTCCCATCGTGACGTTGTGGGACGAGGAAGGCGTCATGCTCTATAACGACGCTTACTCCGTGTTCGCCGGCGGCCGGCACCCGCAATTGCTGGGATCGAACGTGCGCGAAGGCTGGTCGGAGATCGCCGATTTCAACGACAACGTCATGAAGGTCGGACTGTCCGGCCGGACGCTGCGTTACGAGGACCAGGAACTCACGCTGCACCGGCATGGCCGTGGCGAGCAGGTGTGGATGAACCTCGACTACTCGCCCATCCTCGGTGAAAACGGCGTCCCTGTCGGCGTCATTGCGATCGTGGTGGAGACGACCGCGAAGGTGCGTGCGGAGCGCTGGCTGAGCGGCGAGCGCGAACGCCTGCGCCGGATGTTCGAACAGGCGCCCGGCTTCATGGCGATGCTGACCGGTCCCGAGCACGTCTTCGAGTTGACGAACGCGGCTTTCACTCAGTTGGTCGGCGACCGCATCGTCATCGGCAAGACGGTGCAGGAAGGGTTGCCAGAACTCGAGAAGCAGGGCTTTGTGCAGATCATGGACCGCGTGTACGCCTCCGGCACGCCGGTATCCGGCAGCGCGCAAGCCATCGTGCTGAACCGGCTGCCCGGGGCGCCTGCCGAACAGCGCTATGTCGACTTCGTCTATCAGCCGGTTCGCAACGAAGCGGGCGAAGTGATCGGTATCTTCATTCAGGGAACCGATGTCACTGACCGGCTGATCGCGGAACGCGCGGTTCATGAAAGCGAAGAGAAATTCCGTACCTTTGCGCAGGCCATGCCGAATCAGGTCTGGGCCGCTCGCAGCGACGGCGAACTCGAGTGGTTCAACGACCGTGTCTATGAGTACAGCGGCGAGAAGCACGGCGATCTGGACGGCGGGGCGTGGGGCAGGATCGTGCATCCGGATGACGTCGAGTCGGCTGTTGCGTACTGGCGCGAGGCGGTGGCGTCGGGCACGACCTACGAGCGCGAGTTCCGGATTCGCCAGGCCGATGGTGTGTACCGCTGGCATCTGGCCCGCGCGCTTCCCATTCACGACAACGCCGGCTACATCGCGCGCTGGGTCGGAACCAACACGGATATCGAAGACCAGAAATCGGCATCGCGCGCACTCGAGCGTCTGAACAAATCGCTCGAGCAGCAGGTCGCCGAGAGCATCGCGGATCGCGACCGGATGTGGCGCCTTTCAACGGACATCATGCTGGTTGCGGATTTCGAGGCGAACATCGTGTCGGTGAATCCTGCGTGGAAGCAGCTTCTCGGCTGGGACGAAAAGGCCTTGCTCGGCCGCTCGTTTCTCGACTTCGTGCATCCGGAAGACCGCGCCCGCACGCTCAGCGAAGTGGGCGAGCTCGCCGAGGGCGTGCGTACATTCAAGTTCATCAATCGATACCAGCGGCGCGATGGTTCATACGTCACACTTTCGTGGACGGCGGTGCCGGACGAGCATTTCATTCATGCAGTCGGTCGCGATATCACCGCGGATCGCGAAGCAGCAGAAGCGCTGAAACGCACCGAACTGGCGCTCCAGCAAGCGCAGAAAATGGAGACCATCGGCAAGCTGACGGGCGGCGTGGCGCACGACTTCAACAACTTGCTGCAAGTCATCTCCGGCAATCTGCAACTGCTCGCAGCGGATGTCACCGGCAGCGAGCGCGCCGAGCGGCGCCTGGGTAACGCGATAGCCGGGGTCAACCGCGGCGCGAAGCTCGCCAGCCAGTTGCTGGCATTCGGCCGGCGGCAGGCGCTTGAACCTAAAACCGTCAAGATCGGGCGCCTTATCGCGGGCATGGAGGACATGCTGCGACGCAGCCTCGGTGAAGCGATCGAGATCGAGACGGTTGCGTCGGCGGGGCTGTGGAATACATTCGTCGATCCAACGCAGGTCGAGAACGCCATTCTCAATCTTGCGATCAACGCACGAGATGCCATGGACAACTCGGGCAAGCTGACTCTGGAAGTCGGCAACGCGCTGCTCGACGACACCTACGCCCGCGACCACACAGAAGTCACGCCGGGCCAGTACGTGATGCTCGCCGTCACCGACACCGGTTGCGGCATGACGCCCGAGGTCCTTGCACAAGCCTATGAACCGTTCTTCTCCACGAAGCCGGAAGGCAAGGGTTCGGGACTTGGGCTTTCTATGGTCTACGGCTTCGTCAAGCAGTCCGGCGGCCATGTGAAGATCTATAGCGAACCGGGTCATGGTACGACGGTGAAGCTCTATTTGCCGCGCACACACGACAAGGAAGACCTCGGCGTGGCTGCCGAGATGGCGCCGGTGCTCGGCGGCGAAGAGACCATCCTGGTTGCGGAGGACGACGAACAAGTTCGCGCGACAGTCGTTGAGATGCTCTCGGAGCTTGGGTATCGAGTGCTCAAGGCCAACGACGCAAGCAGCGCGCTTGCCATCATCGACAGCGGCATGCCTATCGACGTGTTGTTCACCGACGTGGTCATGCCCGGTCCGCTGCGCAGCCCGGAGCTTGCCCGCAAGGCGCGCGAACGGGTGCCCGGGATTGCTGTGCTGTTCACGTCGGGTTATACGGAGAACGCGATCGTGCATGGCGGCCGCCTGGATGCCGGCGTCGAATTACTGAGCAAGCCCTATACGCGCGAGGCGCTCGCGAGGAAGTTGAGGCACGTGCTGTCGAATCAGCGGCAGCGCGTAGTAAGCGCTTCTGCGGAAGCCGCCGGATCGGCGAGGGCGTTATCTGCCGTGGCGGCAGGTGCTGCAAGCTCGCCTCCCGTACGTGTGCGTCATATCCTGTTCGTTGAAGACGATGACCTCGTCCGCTCGATTACCGGCGAGCTGTTCGAAGCGCTCGGGCATGTCGTTCATCAGGCTGCCGACGGGCCCGCTGCGCTTGCGCTGCTGCAGAGCGAGCACATCGATGTACTAATCACCGATGTGGGGCTTCCCGGTATGTCGGGTGAAGAGCTGGCGCTTCGCGTGCGTGCGTTGCGCAGCAACCTGGATGTGGTCTTCGCAACGGGCGATCACAATCATGTATCGAAGGTGCCGGGGGCGACGTTCCTCACCAAGCCCTACGATACGGTCAGCATTGAAGCGATCCTGCGGCGGCTTGAGGACGCTTGA
- a CDS encoding 6,7-dimethyl-8-ribityllumazine synthase produces MTLSTTLENTPVAQAAGKPRPRIAFIQSCWHRDIVDQCKASFLDAIQAQGFARDDIDLYEVAGAFEIPLHAKLLAQRGGYAAIVAAGLVVDGGIYRHEFVAQAVINGLMQVQLESGTPVLSAVLTPHHFHSGEEHIKFFREHFVVKGVEAATACADTIRKVAALGVTSGK; encoded by the coding sequence ATGACACTCTCCACCACGCTCGAAAATACGCCGGTCGCTCAGGCCGCGGGCAAACCCCGTCCACGTATTGCGTTTATCCAGTCATGCTGGCATCGCGATATCGTCGACCAGTGCAAGGCTTCGTTCCTCGATGCAATCCAGGCGCAAGGCTTCGCACGCGATGACATCGACCTCTATGAAGTCGCCGGCGCATTTGAGATCCCGCTGCACGCAAAGCTGCTTGCTCAGCGCGGTGGCTATGCGGCGATTGTCGCAGCGGGGCTGGTCGTGGATGGCGGAATTTATCGTCACGAATTCGTGGCGCAAGCGGTCATCAACGGGTTGATGCAGGTACAACTGGAAAGCGGTACGCCGGTTTTGTCGGCGGTGCTGACGCCGCATCATTTTCATTCGGGCGAAGAACATATCAAGTTCTTCCGCGAGCATTTCGTGGTCAAGGGCGTGGAAGCGGCGACGGCGTGCGCCGATACGATTCGCAAGGTTGCCGCACTTGGGGTGACCAGCGGGAAGTAA
- a CDS encoding low affinity iron permease family protein, giving the protein MRKETLPSSTDTLDTVPDTSSPAYAARHPLTRAFDTFASAVTRWAGSPVAFGMAVISIVVWAVTGPVFHYSEDWQLVINTGTTIVTFVMVFLIQQSQNKDSVALHLKLNELLASHRQADNHLIGIEDASEEELRRLAAAYLKMTTKEDSEAITGTSSGTA; this is encoded by the coding sequence ATGCGTAAGGAAACGCTCCCCTCGTCGACGGACACACTCGACACCGTACCTGATACATCGAGTCCCGCTTACGCGGCAAGGCATCCGCTCACCCGCGCGTTCGACACGTTCGCAAGCGCGGTCACACGATGGGCAGGATCGCCTGTGGCGTTTGGTATGGCGGTCATCAGCATCGTTGTCTGGGCCGTGACCGGGCCCGTGTTCCACTACTCAGAAGACTGGCAACTCGTGATCAACACGGGCACGACCATCGTGACATTCGTGATGGTCTTTCTTATTCAGCAAAGCCAGAACAAGGACAGCGTAGCGCTGCATCTGAAGCTCAATGAACTGCTCGCCTCTCACCGGCAAGCGGACAATCATCTGATCGGCATCGAGGATGCATCTGAAGAGGAACTCAGGCGGCTGGCCGCAGCCTACCTGAAAATGACGACGAAAGAAGACAGCGAGGCGATCACGGGTACATCGTCCGGAACGGCTTGA
- a CDS encoding type II toxin-antitoxin system RelE/ParE family toxin has product MTFEIRFTGSAADDLERLYEFILTRDPQDLLLAQRALSAVHAGIMTLRSSPFTCRKAHSQLPFLRELIIPFGGSGYVALFEIDDSDTVTILAVRHQLEDDYH; this is encoded by the coding sequence ATGACGTTCGAAATACGATTCACAGGTAGTGCAGCAGACGATCTCGAACGGCTCTATGAGTTCATTCTCACCCGTGATCCGCAAGATTTGCTTTTAGCCCAGCGTGCGCTAAGCGCTGTCCACGCCGGGATCATGACGCTGCGCAGCTCGCCGTTCACCTGTCGTAAAGCGCACTCGCAGTTGCCATTCTTGCGTGAGCTGATTATTCCTTTTGGCGGCTCCGGGTACGTCGCACTTTTTGAAATAGACGATAGCGATACCGTGACGATCCTGGCCGTGCGTCATCAGTTGGAAGACGACTATCACTGA
- a CDS encoding YlcI/YnfO family protein — MKTATFPSVRVEPELREAAESVLQEGESLSGFVEQAIRENILRRQNHSEFVARGLASRDEAKRSGDYVPAEEVLARLSKRLDAAKARGKMR; from the coding sequence ATGAAAACAGCGACGTTTCCGTCTGTGCGAGTTGAACCGGAATTGCGTGAGGCGGCGGAGAGCGTCTTGCAGGAAGGCGAAAGCCTGTCCGGATTTGTCGAGCAGGCGATCCGCGAAAACATCCTTCGTCGCCAGAACCATAGCGAGTTCGTGGCCCGAGGACTAGCCTCGCGCGACGAAGCTAAGCGAAGCGGCGACTATGTCCCGGCTGAAGAGGTGCTCGCGCGTTTGAGCAAGCGGCTCGATGCTGCTAAAGCGCGGGGTAAGATGCGTTGA
- a CDS encoding MFS transporter, with translation MATANASPAAGNMAVLIVAILGSSMAFIDGTIVNVALPALQSGLHASSSNLQWVVEAYALSLSSLLLVGGSMGDIYGRRKIFLLGVLLFATGSAWCGFVSTVNALILARGVQGIGAAFLVPGSLSLISAAYPAEQRGRAIGTWSGFTAITASIGPVLGGWLVEHISWRAVFFINVPLAALVIWMTIRHVRESRNMLISSALDWPGALLACAGLGGVTYALIEGVNGGKSVAFAALAGVAALAGFVLVEARSSSPMVPLTLFKSRTFSGANLITLFLYAGLGGVLYFLPLNLIQVQHYSATQAGAALLPLILIIFLLSRWSGGLIARYGSKGPLTIGSLIVALGFGSLAWPGIGGSYWATFFAPLVILGLGMAICVAPLTTSVMNAAPENQSGVASGVNNAVSRVAGLIAVALFGLILSATFNHSLDSRLGPLGLSQAERHQVDEQRPLLAAATSSNARIIRAVDESFVAGYRVVVSLAAILALASAVSAVLFLEAPLTGKRAKA, from the coding sequence ATGGCCACCGCAAACGCTTCACCCGCCGCCGGCAACATGGCCGTGCTCATTGTCGCGATCCTGGGGTCGAGCATGGCGTTCATCGATGGAACGATCGTGAACGTCGCGCTGCCCGCGTTACAGAGCGGCCTGCATGCAAGCTCGAGCAATCTCCAATGGGTTGTCGAGGCGTATGCGCTGTCCTTGTCGTCCCTGCTGCTCGTCGGCGGCTCCATGGGCGATATTTACGGCCGAAGAAAAATCTTCCTGCTGGGCGTGTTGTTGTTCGCCACCGGCTCTGCATGGTGTGGATTCGTCTCGACTGTCAATGCGTTGATACTCGCGCGGGGCGTACAGGGCATTGGCGCCGCGTTCCTCGTTCCCGGAAGTCTCTCGCTTATCAGCGCCGCCTATCCCGCTGAGCAACGCGGGCGTGCGATCGGAACGTGGTCGGGCTTCACGGCCATTACAGCATCCATAGGTCCCGTTCTCGGCGGTTGGCTCGTCGAACATATCTCCTGGCGCGCGGTGTTTTTCATCAACGTGCCGCTCGCGGCGCTCGTCATATGGATGACGATCCGGCACGTGCGCGAAAGCCGCAACATGCTCATTTCCAGCGCGCTCGACTGGCCCGGCGCACTGCTCGCATGCGCAGGTCTGGGCGGCGTCACCTATGCGTTGATCGAAGGCGTGAACGGCGGAAAGAGCGTGGCTTTCGCCGCCCTGGCGGGCGTTGCTGCATTGGCGGGATTTGTTCTGGTCGAAGCGCGTTCCTCATCGCCGATGGTGCCGCTGACGCTGTTCAAGTCACGAACATTCAGCGGCGCGAACCTGATCACGCTTTTCCTGTATGCGGGCCTGGGCGGCGTTCTCTATTTTCTTCCGCTCAATCTGATCCAGGTACAGCATTATTCGGCAACACAAGCTGGAGCGGCGCTATTGCCGCTGATCCTCATCATCTTCCTGCTTTCGCGCTGGTCGGGGGGATTGATTGCACGGTACGGATCTAAAGGCCCCTTGACGATTGGGTCACTTATCGTGGCACTCGGATTCGGGTCGCTTGCATGGCCTGGAATAGGTGGATCGTATTGGGCTACTTTTTTTGCGCCTCTCGTCATTCTCGGATTAGGGATGGCTATTTGCGTTGCGCCGCTGACCACGTCGGTCATGAACGCGGCGCCGGAAAATCAATCCGGCGTGGCATCCGGCGTGAACAATGCGGTATCGCGTGTTGCCGGTTTGATCGCGGTTGCGCTGTTTGGTTTGATCCTCTCAGCGACCTTCAACCATTCCCTGGATTCACGCCTTGGACCATTAGGGCTTTCGCAAGCAGAGCGTCATCAAGTCGATGAACAACGTCCCTTGCTTGCCGCGGCGACCAGTTCGAACGCCCGGATCATACGGGCAGTCGATGAGTCGTTCGTGGCGGGATATCGGGTGGTCGTGAGTCTTGCAGCCATTCTTGCCTTAGCAAGCGCCGTCAGCGCCGTGTTATTCCTTGAGGCGCCACTTACGGGGAAACGCGCCAAGGCTTGA
- a CDS encoding amino acid ABC transporter permease, whose protein sequence is MATDTRASFGTHRKFDITRVPPGVYGVLGVLVVGAVLWSLAPESGSRGETLARLAEWAPALAHGFAMNVLISIGAIFIGTVIGLIAGAVALSRSFAGRLARIWITAFRNAPWLVLVYFTTYVFPFELHVFGTTVPFPDWLKVTLGLALPASANIAEVFRGAVASIPSAQWEAAASMAFSRTQILMKIVAPQCMRRMLPPWMNVYAIITMGTALSSLVGIHDLLDTAQIASSTVARSSFTVLTYVATLVIFFAYCYPISWFTRWFERRLR, encoded by the coding sequence ATGGCTACTGATACGCGCGCCTCGTTCGGCACTCACCGGAAGTTCGATATCACCCGCGTACCGCCGGGCGTGTATGGCGTGCTCGGGGTTCTTGTCGTAGGCGCGGTGCTCTGGTCGCTTGCGCCTGAAAGCGGATCACGCGGCGAGACGCTTGCACGCCTCGCAGAATGGGCACCCGCATTGGCGCACGGCTTTGCAATGAATGTGCTCATCAGCATCGGCGCGATTTTTATCGGCACGGTGATCGGTCTGATTGCAGGCGCCGTCGCGTTATCCCGATCGTTCGCCGGACGGCTCGCACGCATTTGGATCACCGCGTTTCGCAATGCACCTTGGCTGGTGCTCGTCTACTTCACGACCTACGTGTTCCCGTTCGAACTCCATGTATTCGGCACTACCGTGCCGTTTCCCGACTGGTTGAAGGTGACGCTGGGGCTCGCGCTGCCGGCGAGCGCAAACATAGCGGAAGTCTTTCGCGGTGCCGTTGCTTCGATACCGTCGGCGCAATGGGAAGCGGCGGCTTCCATGGCGTTTTCGCGCACGCAGATCCTGATGAAGATCGTGGCGCCCCAATGCATGCGTCGCATGTTGCCGCCGTGGATGAACGTGTACGCGATCATCACCATGGGCACGGCCTTGTCTTCGCTGGTCGGCATTCACGACTTGCTCGATACCGCGCAAATCGCGAGCAGCACCGTTGCGCGCAGCAGCTTTACCGTGCTGACGTATGTCGCGACGCTCGTCATTTTCTTCGCTTACTGCTATCCGATCTCGTGGTTCACCCGCTGGTTCGAAAGGCGCTTGCGATAG
- a CDS encoding DUF6723 family protein, with protein MKKPKLVLSMNQLKSRSPGGAMSAEDFAIYASYQINAGGLFVGTLKVVRKTDGRMLFPFQGAPVLGPYPSRQEAKEAAADHGELIVKSDIANPES; from the coding sequence ATGAAGAAGCCGAAACTCGTTTTATCGATGAACCAGCTCAAGAGCAGGTCACCAGGCGGCGCCATGAGCGCCGAGGATTTTGCGATCTATGCGTCATATCAGATCAATGCGGGTGGGTTGTTCGTTGGAACACTGAAGGTCGTCCGGAAAACCGATGGCCGCATGCTGTTTCCGTTCCAGGGCGCGCCGGTCCTTGGGCCCTATCCGTCCCGCCAGGAGGCCAAGGAAGCGGCCGCGGACCATGGTGAGTTGATCGTCAAGAGCGATATCGCCAACCCGGAATCCTGA
- a CDS encoding aspartate aminotransferase family protein, whose product MPQQLEQQFAEDRAHFMHPSTHAYDHATGALPGKIIKSAGGIRIEDHEGKSYIDAFAGLYCVNVGYGRTEIADAIYEQAKKLAYYHTYVGHSTDTIIELSSRIIDWSPPGMKKVYYGMSGSDANETQIKIVWYYNNILGYPNKKKIISRERGYHGSGIVTGSLTGLPSFHQHFDLPVDRVKHTVCPHWYRKAPAGMSEAQFVSYCVDELERLIAREGADTIAAFIGEPVMGTGGIIAPPEGYWAAIQQVLKKHDILLISDEVVCGFGRIGSKMGAQHYGMQPDLITIAKGLTSAYAPLSGVIVGERVWDVIEKGSQEHGPMGHGWTYSGHPICAAAAIANLNILERENLTKNAADVGAYLGAQLHAAFDQHPLVGEVRNTGMLAALEFMADKDGRRPFEAALKVGVKVSAAALKRGVIARAMPHGDILGFAPPLITTQADVDEIVGIVKQAVDEVATQTIA is encoded by the coding sequence ATGCCGCAACAATTGGAACAACAATTCGCCGAGGACCGTGCACACTTCATGCACCCCTCCACCCACGCCTACGATCACGCCACAGGCGCGCTCCCCGGCAAGATCATCAAAAGCGCGGGCGGTATCCGCATCGAGGACCACGAAGGAAAGAGCTACATCGACGCCTTCGCAGGCCTTTACTGCGTCAACGTAGGCTACGGCCGCACAGAGATCGCCGACGCCATCTACGAACAAGCAAAAAAACTCGCCTACTATCACACATACGTCGGCCACTCGACCGACACGATCATCGAGCTGTCGTCGCGCATCATCGACTGGTCGCCGCCAGGCATGAAAAAGGTCTATTACGGCATGTCCGGTTCGGACGCGAACGAGACACAGATCAAGATTGTCTGGTACTACAACAACATACTTGGGTATCCGAACAAAAAGAAGATCATCTCGCGCGAACGCGGCTACCACGGATCGGGCATTGTCACCGGAAGCCTCACTGGTTTGCCAAGCTTTCATCAGCACTTCGACCTGCCGGTCGATCGTGTGAAACATACCGTGTGCCCGCACTGGTATCGCAAGGCGCCTGCCGGCATGAGCGAAGCACAGTTCGTTTCATATTGTGTCGACGAACTCGAGAGGCTGATCGCGCGTGAAGGCGCCGATACCATCGCGGCGTTCATCGGCGAGCCGGTCATGGGGACGGGGGGCATCATTGCGCCGCCGGAAGGCTATTGGGCCGCGATCCAGCAGGTGCTGAAGAAACACGACATCCTGCTGATCTCCGACGAAGTGGTATGCGGCTTCGGCCGGATCGGCTCAAAGATGGGCGCGCAGCACTACGGCATGCAACCGGATTTGATTACCATCGCGAAGGGCCTGACGAGCGCATATGCGCCGCTCTCGGGTGTGATCGTGGGTGAACGGGTATGGGATGTCATCGAGAAGGGCTCCCAGGAACACGGTCCAATGGGTCACGGCTGGACCTATTCCGGCCATCCCATCTGCGCAGCGGCGGCCATCGCCAACCTGAACATCCTGGAGCGCGAAAATCTCACGAAGAATGCTGCAGACGTCGGTGCTTATCTCGGCGCTCAATTACATGCGGCGTTCGACCAGCATCCGCTGGTGGGCGAGGTGCGCAATACCGGCATGCTGGCGGCGCTCGAATTCATGGCCGATAAAGATGGCCGTAGGCCTTTCGAAGCCGCACTGAAAGTCGGCGTGAAAGTGTCGGCGGCGGCCTTGAAGCGCGGGGTGATCGCACGCGCGATGCCGCACGGTGACATCCTCGGGTTTGCGCCGCCGTTGATCACTACGCAGGCGGATGTCGATGAGATCGTGGGTATCGTGAAGCAGGCCGTCGACGAGGTCGCGACGCAGACGATCGCATAG